From the genome of Glycine max cultivar Williams 82 chromosome 2, Glycine_max_v4.0, whole genome shotgun sequence, one region includes:
- the LOC100781111 gene encoding CBL-interacting serine/threonine-protein kinase 6 has translation MSEKEKGNNSEGQSTLLHGKYELGRVLGHGTFAKVYHARNLNTGQHVAMKVVGKEKVIKVGMMEQVKREISVMKMVKHQNIVELHEVMASKSKIYIAMELVRGGELFNKVSKGRLKEDVARLYFQQLISAVDFCHSRGVYHRDLKPENLLLDEHGNLKVSDFGLTAFSEHLKEDGLLHTTCGTPAYVSPEVIAKKGYDGAKADIWSCGVILYVLLAGFLPFQDDNLVAMYKKIYRGDFKCPPWFSLDARKLVTKLLDPNPNTRISISKVMESSWFKKPVPRKLAAEKVDLEEEKIESQLETINAFHIISLSEGFNLSPLFEDKRREEMRFATAGTPSTVISRLEEVAKAGKFDVRSSETKVRLQGQERGRKGKLAIAADIYAVTPSFMVVEVKKDNGDTLEYNQFCSKQLRPALKDIFWNSSQNSAPASA, from the coding sequence ATGAGTGAGAAAGAGAAAGGCAATAATAGTGAGGGACAGTCGACGTTGCTGCACGGCAAGTACGAGCTTGGTCGTGTGCTGGGGCACGGAACGTTCGCCAAGGTGTACCACGCGCGGAACCTGAATACAGGGCAGCACGTGGCCATGAAGGTGGTGGGAAAAGAAAAGGTGATAAAGGTCGGAATGATGGAGCAGGTGAAGAGGGAGATCTCGGTGATGAAGATGGTGAAGCACCAAAACATCGTCGAACTCCACGAAGTCATGGCCAGCAAGTCCAAGATCTATATTGCCATGGAACTCGTCCGCGGCGGAGAGCTCTTCAACAAGGTCTCTAAAGGCCGCTTAAAGGAGGACGTGGCAAGACTCTACTTCCAGCAGTTAATCTCCGCCGTCGACTTCTGCCACAGCCGCGGCGTCTACCACCGCGACCTCAAGCCGGAAAACCTCCTCCTGGACGAACACGGCAACCTCAAAGTCTCCGACTTCGGACTCACCGCTTTCTCCGAACACCTCAAGGAGGACGGGCTGTTACACACCACGTGCGGCACGCCTGCGTACGTGTCGCCTGAAGTGATAGCGAAAAAAGGCTATGACGGTGCCAAGGCTGATATATGGTCATGTGGTGTAATCCTCTACGTTCTCCTCGCAGGCTTTTTACCCTTTCAGGATGATAATTTGGTTgccatgtataaaaaaatttacagagGGGACTTCAAGTGTCCACCCTGGTTCTCTCTTGATGCCAGGAAGCTTGTCACCAAGCTTCTCGACCCCAATCCCAATACAAGGATTAGTATTTCCAAAGTGATGGAGTCTTCTTGGTTTAAGAAACCGGTGCCGAGGAAGCTTGCTGCCGAAAAGGTGGATTTGGAGGAGGAGAAGATTGAGAGCCAGCTGGAGACCATCAATGCTTTCCACATAATTTCCTTGTCGGAGGGGTTCAATTTGTCGCCCTTGTTCGAGGACAAGAGGAGGGAGGAGATGAGGTTCGCCACCGCGGGGACGCCCAGCACCGTCATTTCGCGGCTGGAGGAGGTGGCCAAGGCCGGGAAGTTCGACGTCAGGAGTAGCGAGACCAAGGTGAGGCTTCAGGGTCAGGAGCGTGGGAGGAAGGGGAAGCTGGCGATTGCCGCGGATATCTACGCCGTGACGCCGTCGTTTATGGTGGTGGAGGTCAAGAAGGACAATGGGGATACCTTGGAGTATAACCAGTTCTGCAGCAAACAGCTTCGCCCTGCGCTTAAGGATATCTTCTGGAATTCCTCCCAGAATTCCGCACCTGCTAGTGCTTGA